The region GATTTTCGGCGCTAACCGCAATGAAGTGGCCATGCTCGGCGGCTCTGCCTTTGCCGGGGTGGTGATCACCGCGCTGATCGACCAGCAGGCGCTGGCGCAATGGCTATTGGCCTCTGGTCTGCACGGGGTGTTGGCCGCGGTGGTAGCGATGTTCTTGGTGCTGCTACTGGCGCAGTTTGGTATCAATCCGTTGGTGTCGGTGACACTGGCGGCGTCGCTGTTCCCGGACACCCGCGTGATTGGATTGGAGCCAGTGGTGCTGGCCTGTGCGTTGATGAGCGCGTGGACGTTGGCGGTGATCAGCTCCCCCTTCACCGCATCGCTGACCATTCTCAGCGACATGATCAAGCGCTCGCCCTACGAGGTCGCGTGGCGCTGGAACGGCGTGTTCTTTGTGCTGATGCTGCCGCTGGTGACGCTGTGGCTGTACGGACTGCAGTACTGGCTCACCCGCTGACATAAAAAACGCCGCAATCGCGGCGTTTTTTATGTGCGGCTACGGCAGCGGTCACACTGGTTGCGCCGCAGGCCACTGGCGAATGCGCAGCGCCGTCAGCACCGTTTGCAGGTGTGGCACCGCCAGTTGGTGGCGCGCAGCAATGTCGACGATGTTGCCGAGGATGGCCTGCAGTTCGATCGGCCGGCCGGCCAAGTAATCCAGGGCCATGGAATTGCGGTAACCGGGCATCTTGCGGGTCCCAGCAATCTGCGCATCGATCAGGTTGGGCGGAAAATCGTGGCCTTCGGCGGAGGCCACCGCCAGCACTTCCGCCATCAACGCCCGCACTAAGCTCTCAGCACCTGGCGCATCCAGCATCTGCACCGTGTCGGCTCCGTTGCCCAGCACCGAGAGCGGATTGAATGGCGCGTTCCAGACGCTTTTCAGCCAGCGCTCACGCACCACATTGTCCACTGCCTTAGCGGCGATGCCGCCCTGCTCCAGCGCCTGCGCCAGTGCCGTGACACTGTCGCTGATGCCGCTCGGGTAGCAACCCAGCGACAGATGGCCGTAGGAGTTGTGCACCAGCTCGCCGGGCGCAGTACGGCTGACCCCGACAAAGGCAATGGCGCTGATGAGTTCATGCTGCGGCAGCGCCTCAGCGACGGCGCGCTCGATGTCGAGACCGTTCTGGATCAGCACAATACGGCTGTGCGGCGCCAACCACGGGCGCAGCAATGCGCCGCGGTCGAGGTCATCCAGCACCTTGCTGGTCAGCACCACATAATCCGCAGCGTCGGTCAGCACATCGCCATCGCGGTAGACGCCGTCCGGGCGCCAGGACAAATCGCCCAGCGGACTGTGGGTGAAGGTGAAGCCGTATTCGGCCACCACTTGGTACTCGGAACGCAGCACCACACTCACGCGCCAACCAGCACGTTTGAGGATGGCGCCGTAGAAAGCGCCGATGGCACCGGCGCCGACAATCAATACATGGCTCATGGGCCCTCCTGCAGGGTAGGCAAAAAAAAGGGGTGGCTGACGCCACCCCAAAGTGCTCGCCTACTCAGGCGACGTCATCGTCAACCGCCAGCAGCGCGGACAGCCGCTGCAGGTGGTACTGCTGGTCGCCAAGTTGGTGATCGATCATCACCAAACGCTTGGCGTAATGGGATACCGCGGTCTCGTCCATCATGCCCATGCCGCCGTGCAGCTGGATGGCTTCTTCGGACACCAGACGGCCGGTTTTGCCGATGATCAGCTTGGCCGCCGCCAGGCGACGCTGACGCTCGGCGGCCGGCAGCTCCAAGGAACAGGCCGCGAGGATGGTCATGGAACGGGCTTTTTCCAGTGCCATGCGCATGTCCACCATCCGGTGCTGCAGCGCCTGGAAACGGCCGATAGCGACGCCGAACTGCTGGCGCTCCTTGATGTATTCAAGGGTCTGGTCGCAAGCGACTTCCATCGCGCCACAGGCTTCCGCACACAGCGCCACGATGCCACGCTCAATCGCGGCTTCCAGTGCCGGCAGTGCCGCCCCCTCGTCACCGAGGCGCGCCGCCGCCGCAAGCTGGACATTGTCGAAGCTGATTTCTGCTGCGCGCAGGCCGTCTACGGTGGGGTAGCCACGGCGGCTGACACCCGCGGCATCAGCCGCCACCACAAAGGCAGTCAGACCGGCGGCATCGCCGTCGTCGCCGCTGGTGCGGGCAATCACCACCAGCTGGTCAGCGCTGTCACCGTGCAGCACTACCGCTTTGCTGCCGTTGAGCAGGTAACCGTCGGCGTTGGCCACCGCACGGGTCGTGACTTGGGTGTGGTCGTAGAAGGCCTGGCCTTCGTAGGCCGCCAGCGCAAAGCGCTGCTCGCCGCCGATGATGCTGCCCAGCAACTGCGCTTTCTGTTCGTCGCTGCCAAGGCGGTCGATCACGGTGCCGCTCAGCACTACGGTGGCCAGGTACGGCTCC is a window of Alcanivorax sp. REN37 DNA encoding:
- a CDS encoding ketopantoate reductase family protein — its product is MSHVLIVGAGAIGAFYGAILKRAGWRVSVVLRSEYQVVAEYGFTFTHSPLGDLSWRPDGVYRDGDVLTDAADYVVLTSKVLDDLDRGALLRPWLAPHSRIVLIQNGLDIERAVAEALPQHELISAIAFVGVSRTAPGELVHNSYGHLSLGCYPSGISDSVTALAQALEQGGIAAKAVDNVVRERWLKSVWNAPFNPLSVLGNGADTVQMLDAPGAESLVRALMAEVLAVASAEGHDFPPNLIDAQIAGTRKMPGYRNSMALDYLAGRPIELQAILGNIVDIAARHQLAVPHLQTVLTALRIRQWPAAQPV
- a CDS encoding acyl-CoA dehydrogenase family protein, whose amino-acid sequence is MDFKLNDEQRMLEETVGRLVRDAYGFETREKNRNSALGFSTEMWQQLAELGLLGVPFSEELGGFNGGGQELMVVVEGFGRALLLEPYLATVVLSGTVIDRLGSDEQKAQLLGSIIGGEQRFALAAYEGQAFYDHTQVTTRAVANADGYLLNGSKAVVLHGDSADQLVVIARTSGDDGDAAGLTAFVVAADAAGVSRRGYPTVDGLRAAEISFDNVQLAAAARLGDEGAALPALEAAIERGIVALCAEACGAMEVACDQTLEYIKERQQFGVAIGRFQALQHRMVDMRMALEKARSMTILAACSLELPAAERQRRLAAAKLIIGKTGRLVSEEAIQLHGGMGMMDETAVSHYAKRLVMIDHQLGDQQYHLQRLSALLAVDDDVA